A DNA window from Acetilactobacillus jinshanensis contains the following coding sequences:
- the asnS gene encoding asparagine--tRNA ligase: MERICIADSKEHVGEEVKIGCWLTNKRGSGKIAFLQLRDGTAFFQGIVKKNKVDPKIFDLAEHLRQESSFWVIGTIDADKRSPFGYEIQVEDIKMIDKSHDYPISHEKYNINYLLDHRHLWIRHKEPWAILRIRDEAKRATYRFFHKHGFVQFDAPIFTANAPENTTDLFHCEYFGEDAYLSQSGQLYEEAGAAAFGKVYSFGPTFRESKSKTRRHLSEFWMIEPEMAFCHQDESLKVQEDYIAYMIKSILDHCQYELKLLGRPLDDLKACTKTPYPRISYDDAIKLFHKNGLHIKWGEPFGSPEETCIGENFKKPCFVCNYPKSAKPFYMKPDPDDDRKVICADCIAPQGYGEIIGGSERSTNYDYLLKKIKESGQDPKMYDWYLDLRKYGSVPHSGFGLGLERFLAWITHQNHIRQCIPFPRLMNRLNP, encoded by the coding sequence ATGGAACGAATTTGTATTGCTGATTCCAAGGAACACGTTGGCGAAGAAGTTAAAATTGGTTGTTGGTTAACTAACAAACGTGGCTCAGGTAAGATTGCGTTCTTACAGTTACGTGACGGGACCGCATTTTTCCAGGGAATCGTTAAGAAAAACAAGGTCGATCCGAAGATCTTTGATTTAGCCGAACACCTGCGACAGGAATCAAGTTTCTGGGTTATCGGGACTATCGATGCCGATAAACGATCACCATTTGGTTACGAAATCCAGGTTGAAGACATCAAGATGATCGACAAATCTCATGACTACCCAATTTCTCATGAAAAGTACAACATTAACTACTTATTAGACCATCGTCATTTATGGATCCGTCATAAAGAACCTTGGGCTATTTTACGAATTCGTGATGAAGCTAAACGTGCTACCTACCGCTTCTTCCATAAGCACGGTTTCGTTCAGTTCGATGCACCAATCTTTACCGCCAACGCACCAGAAAACACGACCGACTTATTCCATTGTGAATACTTTGGTGAAGATGCTTACTTATCACAAAGTGGTCAGCTTTATGAAGAAGCTGGTGCCGCAGCTTTTGGTAAGGTTTATTCATTTGGACCAACGTTCCGTGAAAGTAAATCCAAGACCCGTCGCCACTTATCCGAATTTTGGATGATCGAACCTGAAATGGCATTTTGTCACCAGGACGAAAGCTTAAAGGTTCAGGAAGATTATATCGCCTACATGATTAAGAGTATCCTTGATCATTGTCAGTATGAACTGAAGTTATTAGGCCGGCCGTTAGATGACTTAAAGGCTTGTACCAAGACGCCATACCCACGCATTAGTTATGATGATGCCATTAAGTTATTCCATAAGAACGGCTTACACATCAAGTGGGGTGAACCATTTGGTTCTCCTGAAGAAACTTGCATCGGTGAAAACTTCAAGAAGCCGTGCTTCGTATGTAACTATCCAAAGAGTGCTAAGCCATTCTACATGAAACCGGATCCGGACGATGATCGAAAGGTAATCTGTGCCGACTGTATCGCTCCACAGGGTTACGGTGAAATTATTGGTGGTTCTGAACGTTCAACTAATTACGACTACCTATTAAAGAAGATTAAGGAAAGTGGCCAGGATCCTAAGATGTACGACTGGTACTTAGACTTACGTAAGTACGGTAGTGTTCCGCATTCTGGCTTTGGCTTAGGCTTAGAACGTTTCTTAGCCTGGATCACTCACCAGAACCACATTCGTCAGTGTATTCCATTCCCAAGATTAATGAACCGGTTAAACCCATAA
- the ppcA gene encoding phosphoenolpyruvate carboxylase — protein MSEEIGRKIPNVMGSQHPDNARAPFFQKSPMVNSFNEMKEAYEDFKTLDTDESMWDWEGKYADGTVLDHLIADHYDFFKKHPLGKDKFLTFRFPNIWQEPGYNIMQAMTTMLTAEDFTHDLHFNRPSIEAILPMTQNAKQIIITQEKFESLAKYKTESFSKGHYKNNPYIGMIPLFENFDVQLSIPKILTDYIKMYHEHFHRHLKYMRVFLACSDTALGNGFLNSILGNKIALTRIGQFSHQIHMPIFPIAGSGSTIFRGGLSPVRIDRYTREYPGLKTATAQSAFRYDYPLERVVKPAIKHLRHNLQHNDFQVIPKADEKTLIKIAKESSIEYHKTLDPLVKDLQPVFSSFPKRRYRHPTVGILSYSRDVDGFKMPRAITYSGSFYSVGIPPEILGVGKTLAKLSDHEKAVLMKYYPDMKADFELLMHYFSQSALNELEAKNSAWKEVEKDVQGITKTFGIQPGPKNSSEAKECQLASELINATDSKTITWLINRQGLLRHFLG, from the coding sequence ATGAGTGAAGAAATTGGTCGTAAGATCCCAAACGTAATGGGTTCGCAGCATCCAGATAACGCGCGAGCTCCATTTTTCCAGAAGAGTCCTATGGTTAACTCTTTTAACGAAATGAAGGAAGCTTACGAAGACTTCAAGACCTTAGATACAGATGAATCCATGTGGGACTGGGAAGGTAAGTATGCCGATGGTACCGTCCTAGACCATTTAATTGCTGATCACTACGACTTCTTTAAGAAGCACCCGTTGGGTAAAGATAAATTCCTAACGTTCCGGTTCCCAAACATTTGGCAGGAACCAGGCTACAACATTATGCAGGCCATGACGACCATGTTGACTGCCGAAGACTTTACTCATGATTTGCATTTTAACCGGCCATCGATCGAAGCCATTTTACCAATGACCCAAAATGCTAAACAGATCATTATCACTCAGGAAAAGTTCGAAAGTTTAGCTAAGTATAAGACCGAAAGCTTTAGCAAGGGCCATTATAAGAATAATCCTTACATTGGCATGATTCCGTTATTCGAAAACTTCGACGTTCAACTAAGCATCCCGAAGATCTTAACTGATTACATCAAGATGTACCACGAACATTTCCATCGTCACCTTAAGTACATGCGAGTCTTCTTAGCGTGTTCTGATACAGCATTAGGCAACGGCTTCCTTAACAGCATTCTTGGTAACAAGATTGCGTTAACTCGGATTGGTCAGTTCTCACACCAGATTCATATGCCGATCTTCCCAATTGCCGGTAGTGGCAGCACGATCTTCCGTGGTGGTTTATCACCGGTTCGGATCGATCGTTACACCCGTGAATATCCAGGATTAAAGACCGCGACTGCTCAATCAGCATTCCGTTATGATTACCCATTAGAAAGGGTCGTTAAACCCGCGATTAAACACTTACGTCATAACTTACAGCACAATGATTTCCAGGTCATTCCGAAAGCTGACGAAAAAACGTTGATCAAGATTGCTAAGGAATCCAGCATTGAATACCACAAGACCTTAGATCCATTGGTCAAAGACTTACAGCCCGTCTTTAGTTCCTTCCCAAAGCGTCGTTACCGTCACCCAACGGTCGGGATCCTAAGCTACTCTCGTGATGTCGATGGCTTCAAGATGCCTCGTGCCATTACTTACAGTGGCTCGTTCTATTCCGTTGGTATTCCGCCCGAAATCTTAGGTGTTGGTAAAACCTTAGCTAAATTAAGTGATCATGAAAAGGCCGTTCTTATGAAGTACTATCCTGACATGAAAGCTGACTTTGAATTATTGATGCATTACTTTAGTCAGAGTGCCTTAAATGAATTAGAAGCCAAGAACTCCGCTTGGAAAGAAGTCGAAAAGGATGTTCAGGGGATTACGAAGACCTTTGGTATTCAGCCCGGTCCAAAGAATTCATCCGAAGCTAAAGAATGTCAGTTAGCCTCTGAATTAATCAACGCAACTGATTCCAAGACGATCACCTGGTTAATCAATCGTCAGGGTCTCTTAAGACATTTCTTAGGCTAA
- the arcC gene encoding carbamate kinase — protein MSKRIVVALGGNAILTDDPSADAQQKTLLNTAKNLVKFVENGDQLIIAHGNGPQVGNLLLQQAASNSKKNPAMPLNTCVAMTQGGIGYWIQKAMDEVMAAKGINKKSVALVTQIKVNANDPAFKRPTKTVGPFMSKAEADKDKKAHPDYVIVEDAGRGYRRAVPSPKPEKILEANAVEDLADKGMIPISVGGGGVAVAQKGDSLQGEDAVIDKDYASAELAKETHADALITLTAVKNVYVNYGKPNQKALKHVTVPEMEEYIKQHQFPEGSMLPKVQAAIDYVNATGNEAVITALGNIEGYLKDHSGTIITKD, from the coding sequence ATGAGTAAACGTATTGTAGTTGCCTTAGGTGGTAACGCCATCTTAACTGATGACCCATCCGCTGACGCACAACAAAAGACACTATTAAACACCGCTAAGAACCTAGTTAAGTTCGTTGAAAACGGTGACCAGCTAATCATTGCCCACGGTAATGGTCCACAAGTTGGTAACTTATTATTACAGCAGGCTGCTTCTAATTCCAAGAAGAACCCAGCAATGCCATTAAACACCTGTGTTGCCATGACCCAGGGTGGAATTGGTTACTGGATCCAGAAAGCTATGGACGAAGTTATGGCCGCTAAGGGTATTAACAAGAAGTCCGTTGCTTTAGTTACCCAGATCAAAGTTAACGCTAATGACCCTGCATTCAAGCGCCCAACCAAGACCGTTGGACCATTCATGAGCAAGGCTGAAGCTGACAAAGATAAGAAAGCTCATCCGGATTACGTTATCGTTGAAGATGCCGGCCGTGGTTACCGTCGTGCCGTTCCATCTCCAAAGCCAGAAAAGATTTTAGAAGCCAACGCCGTCGAAGACTTAGCCGATAAAGGTATGATCCCGATCTCCGTTGGTGGTGGTGGTGTCGCCGTTGCCCAGAAGGGTGATTCCTTACAGGGTGAAGACGCCGTCATCGATAAAGATTACGCCAGTGCTGAATTAGCTAAGGAAACTCACGCTGATGCCTTGATTACATTAACTGCCGTTAAGAATGTTTACGTCAACTATGGTAAGCCAAATCAGAAGGCTTTGAAGCACGTAACCGTACCTGAAATGGAAGAATACATCAAACAGCACCAGTTCCCAGAAGGCAGCATGTTACCAAAGGTTCAGGCTGCTATTGACTACGTCAACGCAACTGGTAACGAAGCTGTTATCACTGCTTTAGGCAACATTGAAGGTTACTTAAAGGACCACTCTGGTACCATCATTACTAAAGATTAA
- a CDS encoding bifunctional metallophosphatase/5'-nucleotidase encodes MTEKIAFLHTNDLHSHFENWPKVRHYLLDKRAQLRKQGYQVYTVDVGDAIDRWHPLTDATDGQANIQQLNRIHYTAATIGNNEGLNNPHHVLDHLYDHANFPVILDNLYDTKTNQRPKWSQFDKVVKTKQGTRIMFVGLTVPYENGYKFLNWRATDYKKTVPKILNKVKGKYDFLVLLSHLGVDRDRYIAKHYPEFNLIVGGHTHHLFPRGEKDNNSLLVAAKKYGYYVGCATFELQNHKIVNEKATTVRTADLPSQKGDYAEIKDYMDRGNQLLTDYKVAEIPETLHAKLKEPANINTVGLKAIMEATHTHAAMISTGMFLNSIPKGIVNMRQIHNCLPHSIFPMSSLMTGQSLWMLVKEVNKSRSFLSRYPMKGMGFRGKIFGYVRFAGIKYDPKTEIVYYCGKPVIPSKLYKIGMLDHYMFIPFFPVISIMGHNHIFHDKFLRVIFAEYLHRHYPLK; translated from the coding sequence ATGACCGAAAAAATTGCTTTTCTGCACACTAACGACCTGCATTCGCATTTTGAAAACTGGCCAAAAGTTCGGCATTATCTATTAGATAAACGAGCCCAGTTAAGAAAGCAGGGCTATCAAGTCTATACTGTCGACGTTGGTGACGCGATTGACCGCTGGCATCCCTTGACCGACGCTACCGATGGTCAGGCCAACATTCAGCAACTAAACCGAATTCACTATACAGCTGCAACGATCGGTAATAACGAAGGGCTTAATAATCCGCACCATGTCTTGGATCATCTATATGATCACGCTAACTTTCCGGTGATTTTAGACAATCTTTATGATACGAAGACTAATCAACGTCCGAAATGGAGCCAATTCGATAAGGTCGTTAAAACTAAACAGGGGACTCGCATTATGTTCGTGGGTCTGACCGTGCCTTACGAAAACGGCTATAAGTTTTTAAACTGGCGAGCCACTGATTATAAAAAGACGGTCCCTAAAATCTTAAATAAGGTTAAGGGCAAGTATGACTTCTTGGTTCTGTTATCACACCTGGGTGTTGATCGGGATCGCTACATTGCTAAACATTACCCAGAATTTAACCTGATTGTCGGGGGTCATACCCACCATTTATTCCCGCGCGGTGAAAAGGATAATAATAGTTTATTAGTCGCCGCCAAGAAATATGGTTACTACGTGGGCTGCGCTACCTTTGAATTACAGAATCATAAGATCGTTAATGAAAAGGCAACCACCGTCAGGACCGCTGATTTACCGAGTCAAAAGGGTGACTATGCTGAAATTAAAGATTATATGGATCGTGGTAATCAGCTGTTGACTGATTACAAGGTTGCCGAAATCCCAGAAACGTTGCACGCTAAATTAAAAGAACCAGCTAACATTAATACGGTAGGTCTAAAAGCGATCATGGAAGCTACCCACACTCATGCGGCAATGATCAGTACCGGAATGTTTCTGAACAGCATCCCGAAAGGAATCGTCAACATGCGACAGATTCATAATTGTCTGCCACATTCGATCTTCCCGATGAGCTCTTTAATGACTGGTCAGAGTCTATGGATGTTAGTTAAGGAAGTTAATAAAAGCCGGAGTTTCCTGTCCCGTTATCCAATGAAAGGGATGGGCTTCCGTGGCAAAATCTTTGGCTACGTCCGCTTTGCTGGAATCAAGTACGATCCAAAGACGGAAATCGTGTACTACTGCGGTAAGCCGGTTATCCCAAGTAAACTGTATAAAATCGGGATGCTGGATCACTACATGTTCATCCCGTTCTTCCCGGTCATCAGCATTATGGGACACAACCACATTTTCCACGATAAGTTCTTACGGGTGATCTTTGCGGAATACCTTCACCGCCATTATCCGCTTAAATAG
- a CDS encoding MFS transporter encodes MTENKISKQMLGAIIAPGIMSFCGVVVETAMNVAFPDLIQQFHISVSTVQWMTTIYLLIVAMVVPLSAILKRTFRNRPLFLTANLAFMIGLLIDMIAPAFWMLLLGRVIQGIGTGIALPLMFNIILEQVPKAKVGLMMGVGCLITGIAPAVGPTYGGIVNSFLNWRWIFVFLLPILLFSLAIGMKDIRQIKPTKRAQFDIRSVLMIFITFISLVYGFSNMGKVGTSDQANIACVSPIILGIFVLATVIDRSMKINDPIIHLRILKNKAFLGHLSGFFSLQFLTLGLSFVLPNYIQMVNGGNSLSAGLLIFPGASICAVLAPFGGRIMDQFGARKPILLGNILCLIAMMLFVALGTHLSDWMIATFYSIFMICIGISFGNIMTSGISYLKVTNHADGNAVFTTLQQLSGAMGTSVVSAIINHAQLIGGASKVALTVKGSESAFIVMTFIVMIGCLPLYKVVGGKVK; translated from the coding sequence ATGACTGAAAACAAGATTTCCAAGCAAATGTTAGGAGCAATTATCGCTCCCGGAATTATGTCATTTTGCGGTGTAGTGGTAGAAACGGCGATGAACGTTGCGTTCCCAGACCTCATTCAACAGTTCCACATCAGTGTCAGCACCGTTCAGTGGATGACGACGATTTACCTATTGATCGTTGCCATGGTGGTTCCGCTCTCCGCAATTCTGAAGCGAACTTTTAGGAATCGACCGTTATTTTTAACGGCTAACCTAGCTTTTATGATCGGTTTATTAATTGATATGATCGCTCCGGCTTTCTGGATGTTACTTTTAGGTCGAGTAATTCAGGGCATCGGGACTGGAATTGCTTTACCATTGATGTTCAACATCATTTTAGAACAGGTTCCAAAAGCTAAGGTTGGTTTAATGATGGGCGTCGGCTGCTTGATTACTGGAATTGCTCCAGCCGTTGGCCCAACGTACGGCGGAATCGTGAACTCGTTCCTTAACTGGCGCTGGATCTTTGTTTTCCTACTGCCAATCCTTTTATTTTCGTTGGCAATTGGAATGAAAGACATTCGACAGATCAAACCAACCAAACGAGCTCAGTTTGATATTAGGAGCGTTCTGATGATTTTCATCACGTTCATCAGTTTAGTTTACGGCTTTAGTAACATGGGCAAGGTCGGCACCAGCGATCAAGCTAACATTGCCTGCGTTAGTCCAATTATTTTAGGCATTTTTGTTTTGGCTACGGTAATTGACCGTTCAATGAAGATTAACGACCCGATAATTCATCTTCGAATTTTAAAGAATAAGGCATTCTTGGGTCACTTATCAGGATTCTTTTCTCTACAGTTTCTAACCCTAGGGCTATCGTTCGTACTGCCGAATTACATCCAAATGGTTAACGGTGGTAATTCATTGAGTGCTGGCCTGTTAATCTTTCCCGGAGCCTCGATCTGTGCCGTTCTAGCACCGTTTGGCGGTCGCATCATGGATCAGTTTGGTGCCCGAAAGCCGATTTTACTGGGTAATATTCTGTGCTTGATTGCGATGATGTTATTCGTGGCTTTAGGAACTCACTTATCAGACTGGATGATTGCCACGTTCTACTCGATTTTTATGATCTGCATCGGGATTAGTTTTGGTAACATCATGACGAGTGGAATCAGCTATTTAAAGGTAACTAACCACGCTGACGGTAACGCCGTATTTACAACTCTTCAGCAGTTATCCGGAGCCATGGGAACCAGTGTTGTTTCCGCCATCATTAATCACGCTCAATTGATCGGTGGCGCTAGTAAAGTTGCCCTGACCGTTAAGGGATCCGAATCTGCATTTATTGTGATGACGTTTATCGTTATGATTGGTTGCTTACCATTGTATAAAGTTGTGGGTGGCAAAGTTAAGTAA
- a CDS encoding nicotinamide mononucleotide transporter has product MLNKIAKSKGFDWLGIAIVILAAYFSGYIFENLDTITHWGGISAFVPFGIISVIASIISLMSDRLVCRIKNLGNWIGLIAVVTSGTIDYLLGNKGAIFTYPLTFIIQGWAIKTWMHSERFKAAKPLHGFRGGVIIVLILIASFSFSWWINALGFTQENWLFYTTVLVFGLSLVANIFNALKLTMQWPFWLFYNLVQLVKAFIQGNYANVGKYIYYIVNSLAGLSLWFTSRFDKEQVKS; this is encoded by the coding sequence ATGTTAAATAAAATTGCTAAATCTAAGGGCTTTGATTGGCTCGGTATCGCCATTGTAATTCTGGCGGCCTACTTTTCTGGATATATTTTTGAGAACTTAGATACGATCACCCATTGGGGCGGAATTAGTGCCTTTGTTCCGTTTGGGATCATTAGTGTGATTGCTTCGATCATTTCGCTGATGAGTGATCGCCTGGTCTGCCGGATCAAGAACCTGGGCAACTGGATTGGCTTAATTGCCGTTGTTACCTCAGGAACGATTGACTATCTGTTAGGCAATAAAGGTGCGATCTTCACCTATCCACTAACGTTTATTATTCAAGGCTGGGCCATCAAAACCTGGATGCACAGCGAACGCTTTAAAGCCGCTAAACCGCTTCATGGCTTTCGCGGTGGTGTCATTATTGTCCTAATCTTAATTGCTTCATTCAGTTTCAGCTGGTGGATCAACGCTTTGGGCTTTACTCAAGAAAATTGGTTGTTTTACACCACCGTTTTGGTGTTTGGTTTATCACTGGTCGCCAATATCTTTAATGCCCTGAAGTTAACGATGCAGTGGCCATTCTGGTTGTTCTATAATCTGGTCCAGTTAGTTAAGGCCTTTATTCAGGGTAACTACGCTAACGTCGGTAAATATATTTATTACATCGTTAATTCGTTAGCAGGCTTATCACTCTGGTTCACAAGTCGATTCGATAAGGAACAAGTCAAAAGTTAA
- a CDS encoding GNAT family N-acetyltransferase has translation MKLHWHIKTFNQLTLNEFWKIVYLRDKVFIVEQDSPYQEIDKQDRHSYHVFAMNDQQHLIAYARFFKNGDNVSFGRVVIPKEHRGEGIGAELIKRVLNGIKKVYGPTKIVIEAQYYAIGFYKKLGFYTVGKPFRDAGRKHIKMIKD, from the coding sequence ATGAAATTACATTGGCACATCAAGACGTTTAACCAATTAACGTTAAATGAATTCTGGAAAATCGTCTATCTACGCGATAAAGTCTTCATCGTTGAACAAGATAGTCCATATCAGGAAATCGATAAACAGGACCGTCATTCATATCACGTCTTTGCGATGAATGATCAGCAGCATTTAATTGCCTACGCTCGGTTCTTTAAGAATGGCGATAACGTATCATTTGGCCGAGTCGTGATTCCTAAAGAACACCGCGGCGAAGGCATTGGTGCTGAATTAATAAAGAGAGTTCTTAACGGGATTAAAAAGGTGTACGGTCCGACTAAAATCGTGATTGAAGCTCAGTATTATGCGATTGGCTTCTACAAGAAGTTAGGCTTTTATACCGTCGGCAAGCCATTCCGGGATGCTGGACGTAAACACATCAAAATGATTAAAGATTAA
- the upp gene encoding uracil phosphoribosyltransferase codes for MKHFIIDKHPLIQHKMSIIRNKNCSVKQFRDTIKEVTLLLGVRATRDLPLKTVKIPATTGTTTAKRLAGKKLAIAPILRAGLGMLDGMLDLIPSARIACIGMYRDPKTEVPHEYFVKCPNDITKRKIIMVDPMVATGTTAIDAITALVHRGVSPRNITFLCIICSPNGVKAILKKYPSVRIITSEEDGPLTPQNYNAYGFGDAGDRLFGTKGKHTYD; via the coding sequence TTGAAGCATTTTATTATTGATAAACACCCGTTAATTCAGCATAAAATGTCAATTATTCGGAATAAGAACTGCAGCGTTAAGCAGTTCCGAGACACGATTAAAGAAGTAACGTTATTACTTGGCGTCCGTGCCACCCGTGACTTACCGTTAAAGACCGTTAAGATCCCAGCAACGACTGGAACAACAACTGCCAAGCGATTAGCTGGTAAAAAATTAGCGATTGCTCCAATCTTAAGAGCTGGCTTAGGCATGCTCGACGGGATGCTGGATTTAATTCCGTCGGCTCGAATCGCTTGTATCGGGATGTACCGTGATCCGAAGACGGAGGTTCCGCACGAATACTTCGTTAAGTGTCCGAACGATATTACTAAACGAAAAATCATTATGGTCGATCCAATGGTCGCTACCGGAACAACCGCCATTGATGCAATTACCGCTTTAGTGCACCGCGGCGTTTCACCAAGAAACATTACGTTCCTTTGCATCATTTGCTCACCAAACGGGGTTAAAGCCATCCTGAAGAAATACCCGAGCGTTAGAATCATTACGTCTGAAGAGGACGGTCCGTTAACTCCACAGAATTACAACGCTTATGGATTTGGTGACGCTGGTGACCGTTTATTCGGCACCAAGGGCAAACACACTTACGATTAA
- a CDS encoding gamma-glutamyl-gamma-aminobutyrate hydrolase family protein, whose amino-acid sequence MKIGITSDIINTHTANHWQTAAEGIHKKVADVVAKNGALPFILPIVNAKLINAYLHLVDGIIITGGCDINPSFYNEQPLNGICTGERNRDLFEFELVHQAIQMHKPILGLCRGLQVINVALGGSLYQNLMVQLPDDKIQHEQKAAGNKPTHSILVKSGTHLHHALGDKAFVNSRHHEAVKKLGKGLVASAYAPDHVIEAIESPDGLLQGIQWHPEDLYYNYPKQEKLFQDYLTRVAHIKAHRVELVQKQLNSHTEPNNVSISK is encoded by the coding sequence ATGAAGATTGGAATCACTAGTGACATTATTAATACACATACGGCTAACCATTGGCAAACCGCTGCCGAAGGGATCCACAAAAAGGTTGCCGACGTAGTTGCCAAGAACGGTGCTTTACCGTTTATTTTGCCAATCGTTAACGCTAAATTAATTAATGCGTACTTACATTTAGTCGATGGCATTATTATTACCGGTGGCTGTGACATTAACCCGTCATTTTATAATGAACAGCCGTTAAACGGGATTTGCACAGGCGAACGGAACCGTGACCTGTTTGAATTTGAGTTGGTTCATCAGGCAATCCAAATGCATAAACCAATTTTAGGATTATGCCGTGGATTACAGGTGATCAACGTTGCCTTAGGTGGTAGCTTATACCAGAACTTAATGGTTCAGCTGCCCGATGACAAGATTCAGCATGAACAGAAAGCTGCCGGTAATAAACCAACTCACTCCATTTTGGTTAAATCTGGAACCCATCTTCATCATGCCTTAGGTGATAAAGCTTTCGTCAATTCTCGTCATCACGAAGCCGTCAAAAAGCTGGGTAAAGGCTTAGTTGCCAGCGCCTATGCACCGGATCACGTGATCGAAGCAATTGAGAGTCCCGATGGCTTATTACAGGGGATTCAGTGGCACCCCGAGGACCTGTATTATAATTATCCGAAACAGGAAAAATTGTTCCAGGATTATCTAACCCGGGTCGCTCACATTAAGGCTCACCGTGTCGAATTGGTTCAAAAACAACTGAATTCACATACTGAACCCAATAACGTATCGATTTCAAAATAG